The following are encoded together in the Ktedonobacteraceae bacterium genome:
- a CDS encoding TIGR04282 family arsenosugar biosynthesis glycosyltransferase, translating into MPDTALVIMARYPQVSTTKTRLARAIGNEAAILLYKAFLTDLAYKFAGHNADLYWAYTPSRVDYADFMASLAPSLAQYMHYFAQQGADLGERLLDAFQHMYELGYKRTIVIGSDSPHIQQDILAAACQELNEADVVLGPADDGGYYLIAMCQPYDVFRGILMSTSRVARMTIELARSQGLKVSTLETLFDIDELPDLERLEQLLRADSSPAPATAVLLSKGIHKGLTGDHKDLTWVGF; encoded by the coding sequence ATGCCTGATACCGCACTTGTAATCATGGCTCGTTATCCGCAGGTCAGTACAACAAAAACACGCTTAGCTCGCGCGATTGGTAATGAAGCAGCCATCCTGCTGTACAAGGCATTTCTTACCGACCTAGCTTATAAATTTGCGGGACACAATGCCGACCTCTACTGGGCATATACGCCATCCAGGGTAGATTACGCCGATTTTATGGCATCCCTGGCGCCATCGCTCGCGCAATACATGCATTATTTTGCCCAGCAGGGAGCCGATCTTGGTGAGCGCCTGTTAGATGCCTTTCAACACATGTACGAGTTGGGCTATAAACGCACCATCGTCATCGGTTCGGATTCGCCACATATTCAACAGGATATTCTTGCGGCAGCATGCCAGGAACTCAATGAAGCTGATGTTGTGCTGGGCCCGGCGGATGACGGCGGCTACTATTTGATTGCCATGTGCCAACCATATGATGTCTTTCGCGGCATCCTCATGAGTACGAGCAGGGTGGCGCGGATGACCATCGAGCTGGCACGGAGCCAGGGTCTGAAGGTCTCAACGCTGGAAACACTCTTTGATATTGATGAATTGCCAGACCTGGAGCGCCTGGAACAATTGCTGAGAGCCGATAGTTCGCCTGCTCCGGCAACCGCTGTCCTGTTATCAAAAGGTATTCACAAGGGATTAACGGGCGACCATAAGGATCTGACATGGGTAGGTTTTTGA
- a CDS encoding glycosyltransferase family 2 protein → MMTDKIAIVIPALNEEDALLQLLAEFPRDFASWVIVVDNGSTDATAAVARSAGAIVACEPVRGYGRACLKGFKTACSLGAEIVIFMDGDGSDDPADLPRMLAPVSNFQADFVIGSRTGKYSERGAVPLQARIGNWLVSRMIQILYGVRLHDIGSFRVLRCSMLAALAMSEMTFGWPVEMLVKAARARYRIVELPIHYRRRSHGRSKVAGTITGSIKTGYFMLSTTLRYARMRDIYA, encoded by the coding sequence ATGATGACCGATAAGATTGCTATTGTCATACCGGCGCTGAATGAAGAAGATGCCCTGCTCCAATTGCTGGCAGAGTTCCCCAGGGATTTCGCCTCGTGGGTGATCGTAGTGGACAATGGCAGCACAGACGCGACCGCCGCCGTAGCGCGAAGCGCGGGGGCGATTGTTGCCTGCGAACCGGTACGTGGCTATGGGAGAGCATGCTTGAAAGGCTTCAAGACGGCGTGCAGCCTGGGGGCTGAGATCGTTATTTTCATGGATGGGGATGGCAGCGACGACCCTGCTGATCTACCCAGGATGCTGGCACCGGTCAGTAATTTTCAGGCGGATTTTGTCATCGGCTCGCGCACCGGCAAATACTCTGAACGAGGCGCGGTGCCTCTCCAGGCTCGAATAGGCAACTGGCTGGTGAGCCGCATGATCCAGATATTGTACGGCGTGCGTCTTCACGATATCGGATCTTTTCGCGTATTGCGCTGCTCAATGCTCGCTGCTCTAGCTATGAGCGAGATGACCTTTGGCTGGCCTGTCGAAATGCTGGTCAAGGCTGCGCGTGCGCGTTATCGAATTGTAGAATTGCCCATTCACTACCGTCGCCGCAGTCATGGCCGCTCGAAAGTTGCCGGGACGATCACCGGCAGTATCAAGACGGGATATTTTATGCTAAGCACTACGCTGCGCTACGCAAGAATGAGAGATATCTATGCCTGA